From Fusobacterium sp.:
TACATGAAATGGTACATAGTACAGGTCATGAAAGTAGACTTAATAGAGGTAAAGGGAATATGTTTGGAAGTCCTGAATATGCAAAAGAAGAGCTTGTAGCAGAATTAGGATCTGTTTTTTTACAAGGAGATCTAGGAATAAAACTAGAAGGAGAACATTTACAAGATCACAGTAATTATTTAAACTATTGGATAAAAACATTGAAAGAAGATTATCATGAACTTTTCAGAGCTTGTATAGAGGCTGAAAAGGGATCACAATTTCTCTATAGCAATTACCTGGAAAGAGAAAAAGAGCAGGTAAAAGCTCTTCAGGAAAAATTGGAGAATAAACCTTTAACAAAGCCACTAGATAAACTACAGGTAATTTTCCATTGGTCTGAAAATGACTTTGGATTAGCTGAAGACATGATAAAGAAAAAAATGAGATATCAGGATATGATAAAACTAAAATCAGTCTTTATTATGGTGGAGAATGTATAAAAGAAAAAATCAGAATAGATCTGGGAGATCTGGAGTTTGGAAAAGATACTCAAAAAGTTTCAGATGGACTGGAATATAGATTAATGTATTATGTAAAAGATGTGAGAGATAATGCTCATGAATATTCAGAAATGTCAGAAGTCCTATATGGAGAGAAAAAAAGCAAGGAAGAAATTCTTGCAGACACCAAAGAAATGGAAGATGAAATAAAGGATCTGATGAAAGACTTCAGAGAAAGAGAAAATAAATACTTGAAGAGTAAGGATCAGGAAGTAGAAAAAGAAAAAGCTTCAGGAAAGAAAAATCCCTGATGAGAAAATTTGTTAAAAAAGCAGGGACACCTGCCAGAGTGTCCCCACATAAAACTAATATAAGTTTTTAGATAATAACAAAAAGATTACTATCATAGTTAAAATTAATATGAACCTTTTCACTTAGCACCTCCTTTTACGAGATGTTCAGTTCAAAGGAGGAACTTAAATATTATAACATTGAATTTAATAAAAATCTATGTTATAATAAATTAGTTAAAGTTAATATGAAAAACAGGAACAAAAAGACAGGTATGCCAGTATCTGTCTTTTTTATATTATATAAAACATCTTTAAAATTAGCTAAGGATGCAGTCAAAAAGACACTCTTAAACAAGAGTGTCTCTGACATAGAAAAAAATCTGTTTTATACCATTTTCATTACAAAATATTAATATTTTAAGAATCTAAAATTTTTTCACACTCTTGAAAAATACTTTTCTTAAAAAAAGAGTTATCCAAGAGTAACCCTTTGATTTTATTGGAAAAGTTGTAAGTAAGGTCTAATTAATCTATAAATTTTTCTATGTATCTTTTTTTAGTTAAAACTTCATAAAATTCTTCCTTTTCATTAAAATTATCAATAAATTCTTTTTCTTGCAACTTTTGTAATAACTTTTCATTAAAATCTGTTTTAGCAATTATAAGAGTAAGCTCTTTTTTAAAAATATCATTATATTCTTTTAAACTCATAAATTTCAAATATTTTAGAACTTCTTTTTCATCATTTATTTCTTCTAATAAAGCTATTAAGAAGTTTAATTTTTTATCATCAGATACTTCATTGGAGCTAAAAATTCTTTTTCTTAACTCTGGAGAAGCAGCTAATAACATGTAATAATCATTATTTATATCTGCAATAGCTACTTCAAATATAATATTTTTTATATTATTATCATATTGACTGTATTCTCTTATGAGACTTTCAAATTCTTTTTGATCATAATTATTTTTTAAAATATATTCTTGGATACTTGAAGAATAATCCATATTTGTAATATGAATAGGATCATTTGAAAATTTTAGTAATTCTAATTTTACTCTTTCTTCAATATCGCTATTTGATAAAGTTATTAATAGTTCTTCTTGAGAAAAGATGCTTTCAGACATTATTTCAGTATATAAATTTATGTTATATATGATAAAATAATTTAAGTTGTCTTTATAATTTTCTCTAATTTTTTTTAAGTTTTCAGGGGTCATTCTTATAGTTTTCAATTCTATTAATATATCCATTTTTTCTTTAGAAATATTTTCTGGAAAATTTCCATCTTCATAATGCCATTTAAAAGATCCAATTATATTTTTATAGATACTATTTTTTAAACTATTGCATATTAAGACAGAATCAAAAAGCTTTTCGGCTATTTCTTCAGGGATAATCTCCTCTATATTTTTAAATGAAAGAGATTTTTTTTCCAAATTAATAAAATTTATTAAAGTATCACTTAATTCTTGTTTTTCATTGAAATATAAAATTATGTTTTCTTCTGAATATAAAATTTTTTCATTTAGTAATAGTTTATCCCAAAGAGAAATATATTCAATAGATGTAATGTTAGAAATAGTTGTTCTTAAAAGTTCAATATATTTTATTTTGTATTCTTCATTTATATTTTCATTATTTAAAAGCTTTAATATAACATGCTCTTCATCTTCTATAGTAGAATTACAATTTGCTAAAATAATTTCAACATATGAATTAATATTATTCTCAACATAATTATATAACTCTGAAGAACTGTTGTTATACATGCAAGTATAGTTTTTCTTGCTAATTTCATCATTTGATGTAATATCAAATATTTCCTTTAACATTAAACTTATATTATAAAAATTTAATTCATACATGGAATTTTTATATATTTCATTAAATAATTCCTTATTAGCAAGAGTATAGTTTATTTTTTTAAATTTTATATCTAGCACATTAAATTTTTCTATTAATTTATTTATATTAGGGTTTTCTATTTCTAAATAATCATCTTTTAATTCTATATATTCTTTTAAAATATTGTCTATATTAATATCGTCTAATAGACTTTCATCGGATGTGTATAAAGTAAGTATTGAATAGTAATGTTCTTCTTTCTTTGAGAATGAGTTGTTTTCTATTAACTCTTTAAAAAATTCTTTCCAAATAGAGTTTAAATTTTTAACCAAAAACTCCCCTTTTATACCTAAATTAAAAAACTCTTTAATAAAGCTAAAGTTTTTTGTTTCTTTCAATTGTGTAAGAAAAATAGTTAGTTTATTTTTTTCTTTATCATTTTCTAATAAATTTTCTAATAAATCAAAGTTTAATATTTCAATTTCTTCAAAGTCTATATCTCTTAACCTTTCAAGAATTAAATTAGAATTTTTCAATTTGTAATTGTATTCTTTTTTCTCTCTATCTAAAACACTACGTAAGAAAATCTTGTCTTCTTTTGATAAACTATTTTCATAAAAATATGTCATATAGTCAGAATAAGTTTCATCTAAATATCCAGTTCTTATTAAATATTTTAATAATTTAAAATAAGAATTTCCTTTCACATCATCAAATCTTTCTATATTATTCAGTTCATCTTTAACTTCCATTTCAAAAATGGTATTAATATTTTCTCTTGTTATAATTTTTTTTAAACTTTTATTTAATAATGTTTTTTTGTGATTTTCAATTTTTAATATTTTATTTTGAATTTCAGTTATTTTAGAGATTCTATTTTCATCAATAATATTTTTTCGTTCTGAATATTTAACTAAAAAATTTTTCTCTTCTACTGTTCTATAGGTTGCATACTTACCTTCTATATGGTTTTTTATTATATTTAGTTCATTTGTTGTTATTAAATATTCATCTTTTATTTTATTTATTTCTTCTTTAAGTGTTTCAGCTTTTTCATTAAGAGTTAGAACTTCACTAGCAATAAACTCTGATTTTTTAGCAAATAAATTATATACAAATCCTTGATTTAATTGTAACTCAGAAAAATCTTTTGGAAAAAGATTCTTATATATTATAATTCCAAGCATTTTATTACAATTTATTTCTATAACTTTAAGTTTTTCATAATAAATTTTAAATTCATTATAAACATTTTTTAATAAACGCATATCATCAATATATAAGGAAATATCTTGTAAAAAATATTTCTCTAATTTACTTGAATATTCCTCTCCAAATAATTCTAAAATTTTATTATATGAGTTAGAACTATCTATTACAGGTATAATTGGAATTATAAAATCAAAAAACTTAGTTCGGTCTTTAGATGTAAAAATGTCATCTTTTAACAGGTATAAAAATTTTAAAATTTTACCTTCAGTTTTTAAACGATTATTTACTAAAGTGTTGATTTCTCTTAATCTTCCAAAGATTTCTCCCATACCATAACGGTCTATATCTTCAAATACAATTACATCAACATTTGCTTCTTCAAATAAATAAAGAACTTCGTTTAAATATTTATCAAAAAAGGATTCATTACTATCTTCTGCTATTTCTATTTCATTTCCATTGAGATTTAATTTCTTAAAAATATTTTTAGTTTTTTGAATTTTTAATGCTTTATAAATAAAAATTCCTAACAAAAATGACAAACCTACAAAACTTAAGAATCTAAAGATATTAGTAGTTGAAAAAGTTAAACAAGGAAGATCTTTTAATATAAAGGCTTTCCATTTATAAAAATAAATATTATAAAACAATGCAAGAATAAGTAACATTATTAAAACAGTTGAAAAAAGTATTTCTCCCTTATCAATTTTTCTTTTTACTTTAAAGCAAGTTTGAGGTATTTTATCAACTGAAATTTGGTGTATTAATTGATTTAAAATTTTTGATTCTAAAGTATTTATATTTTCTTTTCTTGATTTTTATAGCTTTCAAGGACACTACTTTTTCCAGCACCATAACTCCCAGAGATGGCTATATTTTTTATATTGTTATTTTTTAAACTATAACTTATTGCTTCCTTATAAATATCCAAAGTAACATCATTTACAGGGCTTAGATCATAAAATTTACTCATATATCTCCTTTAAATAATCAATTAATTTAATTCACTTCAAGTTAAGTATAACATAAAAGAGAAGAGAATTCTTTCAAAATATTCTAGAGTAAGAACAGAAAGTACTAGGAAAGAAAAATCCCTGGGCAAAATCTAAAAATAAGGATAAAGAATCAGAAAATGAGAGATAATATGAGGGATTACTAGAAATAGTAGTCTTTTTTTATTTAGAAGTCATATCGTTTATAGAATATTATAAACAGAAAAATTATAAGAATGAAATCTTGTAGAGGACATATTCATTGACATATAAATTTTTTTAAATTATACTACTTTTAAAATATATTGATTAAAATGTGAGGGGGAATAGAAAATGTTAAGAACATTAGAAAAAATGGCAAGAATTGGAGAAAGAATTTATTTA
This genomic window contains:
- a CDS encoding zincin-like metallopeptidase domain-containing protein; the protein is MDIKIQDGWQVKKGEKGVLCEKWIFSKTVKEKDEKGIEIATSMCPIKEVGQEEAYYSPSKDEIVLPLRESFKDSESFLSTTLHEMVHSTGHESRLNRGKGNMFGSPEYAKEELVAELGSVFLQGDLGIKLEGEHLQDHSNYLNYWIKTLKEDYHELFRACIEAEKGSQFLYSNYLEREKEQVKALQEKLENKPLTKPLDKLQVIFHWSENDFGLAEDMIKKKMRYQDMIKLKSVFIMVENV